Proteins encoded within one genomic window of Borrelia parkeri:
- the lspA gene encoding signal peptidase II: MNINRSRLINNFIFISILVFFDQWSKYLVVKYIRIGTEYLSFFGDFFKIIHVRNTGVLFSIGSNIDPSLKNLFFLIIPIIVLIFVFSFALKETNRIARIALVLILSGGIGNIIDRLFRPLGVVDFLDVKFFGIFGLQRWPTFNFADSYVVIGITLFIIYDLFAKNQSTNL, translated from the coding sequence ATGAATATAAATAGAAGCAGATTAATTAACAATTTTATATTTATCTCTATTTTAGTTTTTTTTGATCAATGGTCTAAGTATTTAGTTGTTAAATATATCAGAATTGGAACTGAGTATTTATCTTTTTTTGGAGATTTTTTTAAAATAATCCATGTAAGAAATACTGGTGTTTTATTTTCAATAGGTTCTAATATTGATCCTAGCTTAAAGAATTTGTTTTTTCTTATAATTCCTATTATTGTTTTGATTTTTGTTTTTTCTTTTGCTTTGAAAGAAACTAATAGAATAGCTAGAATTGCTCTTGTATTGATTTTATCTGGTGGTATTGGGAATATTATTGATAGACTTTTTAGACCGTTAGGGGTTGTAGATTTTTTGGATGTGAAATTTTTTGGTATTTTTGGACTTCAGAGATGGCCAACTTTTAACTTTGCAGACAGTTATGTTGTTATAGGAATAACTTTGTTTATAATTTACGATTTGTTTGCCAAAAATCAAAGTACCAATTTATGA
- a CDS encoding YbaB/EbfC family nucleoid-associated protein yields MAVNPLDFLKNMSGFKDNIDNFKKEISQIVVCGRAGSDVVVIEMNGEFVVKKVAIKEEFFSDLDNEALEHMIKSAFNDAISKVKEEIKSKTMGSIPFGI; encoded by the coding sequence ATGGCAGTAAATCCATTAGATTTTTTAAAGAATATGTCAGGGTTTAAAGATAATATTGATAATTTTAAAAAAGAAATATCTCAAATTGTTGTCTGTGGAAGAGCAGGAAGCGATGTTGTCGTTATTGAGATGAATGGAGAATTTGTTGTTAAGAAAGTTGCAATTAAGGAAGAATTTTTTAGTGATTTAGATAATGAGGCCCTTGAGCACATGATAAAATCGGCTTTTAATGATGCTATTTCTAAGGTTAAGGAAGAGATAAAGTCAAAAACAATGGGTTCTATTCCATTTGGGATTTAA
- the pgeF gene encoding peptidoglycan editing factor PgeF: MRVVESEFYYEFKIDPNIKLIYTKKPFDLNIRDISIDNLSFIPKDKKVKYLKQLHTNVVYEVSDDFVNFQEGDGLVSSSCNVALLAYYADCLPIYIFDKSKKYIGLAHSGYKGSFKLIILKMLFMFESMGSNFEDLKIVFGPYNRLCCYEVSSEFLSEINLKFSKKLLDMSFYKKDDKIYFDNANFNLGLISNFKLDVEDSGLCTYCNCNLYSHRKFKGKRSYAAIWRT, encoded by the coding sequence ATGAGAGTAGTAGAGAGTGAATTTTATTATGAGTTCAAAATAGATCCTAACATTAAATTGATCTATACTAAAAAGCCTTTTGATTTAAATATAAGAGATATTAGTATTGATAATTTAAGTTTTATTCCTAAAGATAAAAAAGTTAAATATTTAAAACAGTTACATACGAATGTTGTTTATGAAGTTTCTGATGATTTTGTTAATTTTCAGGAGGGAGATGGACTTGTCTCTTCTTCCTGCAATGTTGCCCTTCTTGCTTACTATGCAGACTGTCTTCCAATATATATATTTGACAAATCAAAAAAATATATCGGACTTGCTCATAGTGGATATAAGGGTAGTTTTAAGCTCATTATTTTGAAAATGTTATTTATGTTTGAGAGTATGGGTTCAAATTTTGAGGATCTGAAAATTGTATTTGGGCCTTATAATAGGTTATGTTGTTATGAGGTTTCATCAGAGTTTTTATCAGAAATAAATTTAAAATTTAGTAAGAAGTTATTAGATATGTCTTTTTATAAAAAGGATGATAAAATATATTTTGACAATGCCAATTTTAATTTGGGATTGATTTCTAATTTTAAGTTAGATGTTGAGGATTCCGGTTTGTGTACTTATTGTAATTGCAATCTTTATTCTCATAGAAAATTTAAGGGCAAGAGAAGTTACGCTGCAATTTGGAGAACTTAA
- a CDS encoding DNA adenine methylase produces the protein MNLNIIMFNVDMNIAIRPILKWAGGKKNLLSSILDNIPLAFNNYIEPFIGGGALFFALNLKNSIINDINSNLINFYREIAYNLDNFLLEIEKYNNAPLTKEYYVCIRNSFNNENLTNLEKACIFLYLNKTCYNGLYRENGNGRFNTPFGKHKKISLYEIKNLQLASKLLREVKILNLDFFCLLDFIKKDDFVYLDPPYIPYSKTSNFTSYSKYGFDFRMHEKLLHFCDKIDKKGAKFLLSNSDTESSLELYKNYNVTFVDAKRFINSNPIRRGSIREILVKNF, from the coding sequence ATGAATTTGAACATTATTATGTTTAATGTTGATATGAACATTGCAATACGGCCTATCTTAAAATGGGCTGGTGGTAAGAAAAATTTGTTGAGCTCTATTTTAGATAATATTCCTCTTGCTTTTAATAATTATATCGAACCTTTTATAGGTGGAGGGGCATTATTTTTTGCTTTGAATTTAAAAAATTCAATTATTAATGATATAAATTCTAATTTAATTAATTTTTATAGGGAAATTGCCTATAATTTAGATAATTTTCTATTAGAAATTGAGAAATATAATAATGCTCCTTTAACTAAGGAGTATTATGTTTGTATTAGAAATAGTTTTAATAATGAAAATTTGACTAATTTAGAAAAGGCATGTATTTTTCTTTATTTGAATAAAACTTGCTATAATGGTCTTTATAGGGAAAATGGTAATGGGAGATTTAATACTCCTTTTGGTAAACATAAAAAAATTAGTCTTTATGAAATTAAAAATTTACAATTGGCTTCTAAGCTTTTACGGGAGGTTAAGATTTTAAATCTAGATTTTTTTTGTTTACTTGATTTTATAAAAAAAGATGATTTTGTTTATCTTGATCCACCTTATATTCCTTATTCCAAAACAAGTAATTTTACAAGTTATAGTAAGTATGGATTTGATTTTAGAATGCATGAAAAATTATTACATTTTTGTGACAAAATAGACAAAAAAGGGGCTAAGTTCTTACTTTCAAATTCTGATACCGAGTCTAGTCTTGAACTATATAAAAACTATAATGTTACTTTTGTTGATGCGAAAAGATTTATTAATTCAAATCCAATTAGACGTGGCAGTATAAGAGAAATTTTAGTGAAAAATTTTTAG
- a CDS encoding LptA/OstA family protein, producing MRSLVICLVCISFLSSYAQDEKNFNKSSKMKTEGDAQKKNEFTFRADFSHGVFSSVYRRVILKGNPEVISSDFKLRADEIEIYGEGSAYIEARGNVYYEDYVNKMNVKSQFLFVNRKLDNFYLQKGVELEDLENELIVKAERIEGSRKTSVYIMQYSVKIYKGDIFARAENGIYNKEDKEIVLEGIPVIYQDDNYYSASRIIFNTETKKYNLEGDVEGKFTQMEGDVPQQKK from the coding sequence ATGAGAAGTTTAGTTATCTGTTTGGTTTGTATTTCTTTTTTAAGTAGTTATGCACAAGATGAAAAGAACTTCAATAAGTCTTCTAAAATGAAAACCGAAGGGGATGCACAAAAAAAGAATGAATTTACTTTTAGAGCGGATTTTTCACATGGTGTTTTTTCTTCTGTTTATAGGAGAGTTATTTTAAAAGGAAATCCTGAGGTGATTTCTTCTGATTTTAAGCTTAGAGCTGATGAGATTGAAATTTATGGTGAAGGGAGTGCTTATATTGAGGCCCGTGGCAATGTTTATTATGAAGATTATGTAAATAAAATGAATGTTAAGTCACAATTTTTATTTGTTAATAGAAAATTAGATAATTTTTATCTTCAAAAAGGTGTTGAGCTTGAAGATTTGGAAAATGAACTTATTGTTAAAGCTGAAAGAATAGAAGGTAGTCGTAAGACAAGTGTTTATATTATGCAGTATTCTGTTAAGATATATAAAGGTGATATTTTTGCACGAGCTGAAAACGGAATTTATAACAAGGAAGACAAAGAGATTGTTCTTGAAGGTATTCCAGTGATTTATCAAGATGATAATTATTATTCTGCTTCAAGGATAATTTTTAATACAGAAACCAAAAAATATAATCTTGAGGGTGATGTTGAAGGTAAATTTACTCAAATGGAGGGAGATGTTCCTCAACAAAAAAAATAA
- a CDS encoding nucleoside-diphosphate kinase, whose amino-acid sequence MSTLIQRTLCIIKPDGVRRGLIGNVISRFERTGLKIVAAKMILVDREMAEAHYLYDDIAVRHGEFVWQSLINFIISSPVFVFVVEGVEAVEVVRKFCGSTEPKMASPGTIRGDFAYHSFNYANEKEFSVYNVIHASANVDDALREVSLWFKENEILTYKRDDEFEHYYV is encoded by the coding sequence ATGTCTACTTTAATACAAAGAACTTTATGTATTATTAAACCTGATGGCGTTAGGAGGGGGTTAATTGGCAATGTGATTTCTAGATTTGAAAGAACGGGACTGAAAATTGTGGCTGCTAAGATGATTTTAGTTGATAGAGAAATGGCTGAGGCACATTATTTATATGATGATATTGCTGTAAGGCATGGTGAGTTTGTTTGGCAATCTTTGATTAATTTTATAATAAGTTCTCCAGTTTTTGTGTTTGTTGTTGAAGGTGTTGAAGCTGTTGAAGTTGTTAGAAAATTTTGTGGTTCTACAGAACCAAAGATGGCTTCTCCTGGAACAATTAGAGGTGATTTTGCTTATCATAGTTTTAACTATGCGAATGAGAAGGAATTTTCAGTTTATAATGTAATTCATGCTTCTGCTAATGTTGATGATGCTCTTCGTGAAGTATCCCTTTGGTTTAAAGAAAATGAAATTTTAACTTATAAAAGGGACGATGAATTTGAACATTATTATGTTTAA
- the lptB gene encoding LPS export ABC transporter ATP-binding protein has translation MFLNKKNNVKSIKEKLSLDTVTNIVLKADNVVKRYGKKLAVNGVTIDVHRGEVVGLLGPNGAGKTTTFYTIVGFIKANSGRVLINSHDISGLNMYERARLGIVYLPQEPSIFRELTVEDNILIALERREDLSQAERKMELVNLLKDFEIKRIQHQKAYTLSGGERRRTEIARALAVSPYFLLLDEPFAGIDPIAIGDIKDIIRILKSKNIGVLITDHNVRDAFDIIDRAYIIYQGQVLDEGNVDYIINSEKAKKLYLGEEFRL, from the coding sequence ATGTTCCTCAACAAAAAAAATAACGTAAAGTCGATCAAAGAAAAGCTTAGCCTTGATACTGTTACTAATATTGTTCTTAAGGCAGATAATGTTGTTAAGAGATATGGCAAAAAATTAGCAGTTAATGGTGTGACCATTGATGTTCATCGAGGTGAAGTTGTAGGTTTGCTTGGTCCAAATGGTGCTGGGAAAACTACAACATTTTATACTATTGTAGGTTTTATTAAAGCTAATAGTGGACGTGTTTTGATAAATAGTCATGATATTTCTGGTCTTAACATGTATGAGCGGGCAAGGCTAGGAATTGTGTACCTGCCACAAGAACCATCTATTTTTAGGGAGCTTACAGTTGAAGATAATATTTTAATTGCTCTTGAGAGACGAGAAGATTTATCTCAAGCTGAGCGTAAAATGGAACTTGTAAATCTGCTTAAAGACTTTGAAATCAAGAGAATACAACATCAAAAGGCTTATACTCTCTCTGGTGGAGAGAGAAGACGGACTGAAATAGCTAGGGCTTTAGCAGTGAGTCCATATTTTTTATTGCTTGATGAGCCTTTTGCAGGTATTGATCCTATTGCTATTGGAGATATAAAAGATATAATAAGGATTTTGAAAAGCAAGAATATTGGAGTTTTAATTACTGATCATAATGTAAGAGATGCTTTTGATATAATAGATAGGGCTTATATTATTTATCAAGGGCAGGTGCTTGATGAGGGAAATGTTGATTATATTATAAATAGTGAAAAAGCTAAAAAGCTTTATTTAGGTGAAGAATTTAGATTATGA
- a CDS encoding Nif3-like dinuclear metal center hexameric protein — MTVKELSLNLDEIFKVKDYRNIDKSLNGLQVGNLELEVERVAFAVDASMATLREAKDYDFLITHHGIFWSKSEKIVSGMYEKVKWLIDNDLSLYCVHLPMDAHPVYSHSRVLSDFFGFHNPIPFANYKGINLGIISIAGFNFSEILKKIEIHNKHILYYKKFKEYVEKVAIVSGSGYSFFEESLEHGVDLFITGDTSHQIYSLAEEYGVNLIFAGHYFTETFGLIKLMEYFRSHEKLEVNFILKNTNL, encoded by the coding sequence TTGACTGTTAAAGAATTATCGTTGAATTTGGATGAAATATTTAAAGTAAAGGATTACAGAAATATTGACAAGAGTCTTAATGGACTTCAAGTGGGTAATTTAGAACTTGAGGTTGAAAGAGTCGCTTTTGCTGTTGATGCAAGTATGGCAACTTTAAGAGAAGCAAAAGATTATGATTTTTTAATAACTCATCATGGTATTTTTTGGTCAAAATCGGAAAAAATTGTTTCTGGGATGTATGAAAAAGTTAAATGGCTTATTGATAATGATTTATCACTTTACTGTGTTCATTTACCTATGGATGCTCATCCTGTTTATTCTCATAGCAGAGTATTGTCTGATTTTTTTGGGTTTCATAATCCTATTCCCTTTGCAAATTATAAGGGGATTAATTTAGGTATTATTTCTATTGCTGGTTTTAATTTTTCTGAGATTTTAAAAAAAATTGAAATTCATAATAAACATATTCTTTATTACAAAAAATTTAAGGAATATGTTGAAAAGGTAGCTATTGTTAGTGGTTCTGGGTATTCTTTTTTTGAGGAATCATTAGAACATGGTGTTGATTTGTTTATAACAGGGGATACCTCTCATCAGATATATTCTTTAGCTGAAGAGTATGGTGTGAATTTGATATTTGCTGGTCATTATTTTACCGAAACATTTGGCTTAATAAAATTGATGGAATATTTTAGAAGTCATGAAAAATTAGAGGTTAATTTTATTTTAAAAAATACTAATTTATAA
- the dnaX gene encoding DNA polymerase III subunit gamma/tau — translation MISARGTAIKRRPRDLNSLEGQDFVVETLKHSIENNKIANAYIFSGPRGVGKTSSARAFARCLNCKIGPTIIPCDMCFSCKSIDNDNKLDIIEIDGASNTSVQDVKQIKEEIMFPPASSRYRVYIIDEVHMLSNSAFNALLKTIEEPPSYIVFIFATTEVHKLPDTIKSRCQHFNFRLLPLDKVYEMLKHVCLEDNIKYEDEALRWIAYKSGGSVRDAYTLFDQIVSLSNSNIQFEQIRSKMGFTSSEFLEKLSLSILNDDLKELLCILDAVFLTGISCEQFLLDTIEFFREILFLKLGIKNLMFIGIKPESLKEKLLSFDLKHVERSISVLLETYRDLQFSVNPKYELEINFIKILRLKDYVPSHVLIKQIQDIEAKVLDEVGLNLNDTDFDTDVEPKLGNISSVDPVELGLDKTETALKTEVKVSTHLDLNGNDIDEIFIETKDNFDKVDDNDKIKESFVYLVSKYVQTLVYSGEVLIDNDVLYYKIFSGFEYNQLQAYQNEIRAEFCKEFPRLNVVFQKQFKDDDDEFDSKVLKIKNIFGASEVK, via the coding sequence ATGATATCTGCTAGAGGTACTGCCATTAAGAGGCGTCCCAGAGATTTAAATTCTCTTGAGGGGCAAGATTTTGTTGTTGAAACCTTAAAACATTCAATAGAAAATAATAAGATAGCAAATGCTTATATATTTTCAGGACCACGAGGAGTTGGTAAGACTTCTTCTGCAAGGGCTTTTGCACGATGTTTGAACTGTAAAATAGGGCCAACAATTATACCTTGTGATATGTGTTTCAGTTGTAAATCTATTGATAATGATAATAAGCTTGATATTATTGAGATTGATGGTGCTTCAAATACTTCTGTTCAAGATGTTAAACAAATTAAAGAAGAGATAATGTTTCCCCCTGCCAGCTCTAGATATAGGGTTTATATTATTGATGAAGTGCATATGCTTTCAAATTCTGCTTTCAATGCTCTTTTAAAAACAATTGAAGAGCCTCCCAGTTATATTGTTTTTATTTTTGCTACTACAGAGGTACACAAGCTTCCAGATACAATAAAGAGTAGGTGTCAACATTTTAATTTTAGACTTTTGCCTTTGGATAAGGTTTATGAAATGTTAAAGCATGTTTGTCTTGAAGATAACATTAAATATGAAGATGAGGCTTTAAGGTGGATTGCTTATAAGAGTGGAGGAAGTGTAAGGGATGCTTATACTCTATTTGATCAGATTGTGTCATTAAGTAATTCCAATATACAATTTGAACAGATTAGATCCAAGATGGGGTTTACTAGTAGTGAGTTTTTAGAAAAATTGTCACTAAGCATTCTTAATGATGATTTAAAAGAATTGCTTTGTATTTTAGATGCTGTTTTTTTAACCGGGATTTCATGTGAGCAATTTCTTCTTGATACGATTGAGTTTTTTAGAGAGATATTATTTCTAAAATTAGGTATTAAAAATCTTATGTTTATTGGTATTAAACCTGAGAGTTTAAAAGAAAAATTATTAAGTTTTGACTTGAAGCATGTTGAGAGAAGTATTAGTGTACTACTTGAAACTTATAGGGATTTGCAGTTTTCAGTGAATCCTAAATATGAACTTGAGATTAATTTTATTAAGATACTTAGACTTAAAGATTACGTGCCCAGTCATGTTTTAATTAAGCAAATTCAAGATATTGAAGCTAAGGTGCTTGATGAGGTTGGTTTGAATTTAAATGATACTGATTTCGATACGGATGTAGAACCAAAATTAGGAAATATCTCTTCAGTAGATCCAGTAGAATTGGGTCTTGATAAAACTGAAACTGCATTAAAGACCGAAGTTAAAGTCTCTACTCATCTTGACCTTAATGGCAATGATATTGATGAAATTTTTATAGAAACAAAAGATAATTTTGATAAGGTAGATGATAATGATAAAATTAAAGAAAGTTTTGTTTATTTAGTATCTAAGTATGTTCAAACTTTAGTATATTCAGGAGAGGTTTTGATTGACAATGATGTGCTTTATTATAAAATTTTTAGTGGATTTGAGTATAATCAGCTACAGGCCTATCAGAATGAGATAAGAGCTGAATTTTGTAAAGAATTTCCCAGATTAAATGTTGTATTTCAAAAACAGTTTAAGGATGATGATGATGAGTTTGATAGTAAGGTACTAAAAATTAAAAACATTTTTGGAGCAAGTGAGGTAAAGTAA
- the murA gene encoding UDP-N-acetylglucosamine 1-carboxyvinyltransferase, with the protein MYSYLVEGGFKIGGKITASGNKNAALPCITATLLTDEEVILENIPDIKDVEVILSILKDIGAEVLREGDVLKIRALNVVKTEVDSSLTDLIRASILFVGPMLARCGRIDIAPPGGDVIGKRRLDTHFYGLGKLGARLIEGERIVLEIDKLVGAYMFLDEASVTATENIIMAAVLAFGETVIINAACEPHVQDLCNMLNSMGADISGIGSNVIRIKGVKKLRGTRFRIGADFMQVGSLISLAALTGGELEINKADPKNFVLIRHVYSRLGINFEYDNENIYVKEKQDLKVKLDFGGHIPKIDDGPWPAFPTDLMSIMIVTATQVHGTVLIFEKMFESRMFFVDKLIKMGAQIVLCDPHRVVVTGKTILKGSNVSSPDVRAGMALLIAALCAEGESRIQNIYQIERGYEDVVVKLGALGAKITRVEER; encoded by the coding sequence ATGTATAGCTATCTTGTAGAGGGTGGTTTTAAAATAGGTGGAAAGATAACAGCTAGTGGAAATAAGAATGCGGCTTTGCCTTGCATTACAGCTACATTACTTACAGATGAGGAAGTGATTCTAGAAAATATTCCAGATATTAAAGATGTAGAAGTTATTTTAAGCATTTTAAAGGACATAGGGGCTGAAGTATTAAGGGAAGGTGATGTTCTTAAAATTAGGGCTTTAAATGTTGTGAAAACAGAGGTAGATTCTTCCTTGACGGATTTAATTAGGGCCTCAATTTTGTTTGTGGGCCCTATGCTTGCTAGATGTGGTAGAATCGATATTGCTCCTCCTGGTGGAGATGTTATTGGTAAGAGACGTCTTGATACTCATTTTTATGGACTTGGCAAGCTTGGTGCTAGGTTAATAGAGGGTGAACGGATTGTTTTAGAAATAGATAAGTTGGTTGGTGCTTATATGTTTTTAGATGAGGCATCAGTTACTGCTACTGAAAATATTATTATGGCTGCTGTTCTTGCTTTTGGTGAGACTGTAATAATTAATGCTGCATGTGAACCGCATGTGCAAGATTTGTGTAACATGTTGAATTCTATGGGTGCTGATATTTCTGGTATTGGTTCTAATGTTATTAGAATAAAGGGTGTAAAAAAATTAAGAGGTACTAGATTTCGCATAGGTGCTGATTTCATGCAGGTAGGTTCCTTAATTAGCCTTGCTGCATTAACAGGTGGTGAGCTTGAGATTAATAAAGCTGATCCTAAAAATTTTGTTTTAATAAGGCATGTATATTCAAGGCTTGGTATTAATTTTGAGTATGACAACGAAAATATATATGTCAAAGAAAAACAGGATTTGAAGGTAAAATTAGATTTTGGGGGACATATTCCCAAAATTGATGATGGGCCTTGGCCAGCTTTTCCAACAGATCTTATGAGTATAATGATAGTAACTGCGACTCAAGTTCACGGAACTGTTCTTATTTTTGAGAAAATGTTTGAATCAAGAATGTTTTTTGTAGACAAGCTTATTAAAATGGGTGCTCAGATCGTCCTTTGTGATCCCCATCGTGTGGTGGTCACAGGGAAAACCATTCTTAAGGGAAGTAATGTATCTTCTCCTGATGTTAGGGCTGGCATGGCTTTGCTTATTGCAGCTCTTTGTGCTGAAGGTGAGAGTCGTATTCAAAATATTTATCAAATTGAAAGAGGATATGAGGATGTTGTTGTCAAGTTAGGTGCTTTAGGAGCAAAGATTACGAGAGTGGAAGAGAGGTGA
- a CDS encoding TIGR00282 family metallophosphoesterase: MSLRILIAGEVVGKPGIVVIKNFLSSFKQKKGIDFVISGNNFTTGFRGLCKRHAFLLKKYGVDVLTLGENAFVRAGLSDELDKYNFILKPLNCPTKLKGYSYFIYSVSGNKVAVIRLVGQTGITKYNFNNPFFAFDYFYEKIKLHTNNIIVLFDSNTTAEVNAMFFYLKSRVSACLGIGKRILTADLRIFDSTAVITDLGRVGSLNSVIGYEPKFEIDKFLRGFLNNRFTESWDGLGFNGVIVEIDNGKAVMIEIVREYIDFDGHLENNNDV; encoded by the coding sequence GTGAGTTTGCGGATTTTGATTGCTGGGGAGGTTGTAGGTAAGCCTGGCATTGTTGTGATAAAGAACTTTTTGTCTTCTTTTAAACAAAAAAAGGGAATTGATTTTGTTATATCTGGTAATAATTTTACTACAGGGTTTCGCGGTCTGTGTAAGAGACATGCATTTTTGCTAAAAAAGTATGGTGTAGACGTTTTAACTTTAGGAGAAAATGCGTTTGTAAGAGCTGGACTGAGTGATGAACTTGATAAATATAATTTTATTTTAAAACCTTTAAATTGTCCCACTAAGTTAAAAGGTTACTCTTATTTTATTTATAGTGTTAGTGGTAATAAGGTTGCCGTAATTAGACTTGTTGGACAGACGGGAATTACAAAATATAATTTTAATAATCCTTTTTTTGCTTTTGATTATTTTTACGAAAAAATTAAGTTACACACTAATAATATAATTGTGCTTTTTGATTCAAATACTACAGCTGAGGTTAATGCTATGTTTTTTTATCTAAAATCTAGAGTTAGTGCTTGTTTAGGTATTGGTAAGAGGATATTAACAGCAGATCTTAGGATTTTTGATAGTACTGCAGTTATTACTGATCTTGGTAGAGTTGGTAGTCTAAATAGTGTTATTGGATATGAGCCTAAATTTGAGATAGATAAATTCTTAAGAGGTTTTTTAAATAATCGATTTACTGAGTCCTGGGATGGACTTGGCTTTAATGGTGTTATAGTTGAGATTGATAATGGTAAAGCTGTTATGATTGAAATTGTAAGAGAATATATCGATTTTGATGGTCATCTTGAAAATAATAATGATGTTTAA
- the recR gene encoding recombination mediator RecR: MIIQDLVVLLSKLPGIGRKTAVRMVYDILYNGEEYSRALGQILIRFHSSIRKCKNCYNFAEGEFCNICMDLSRCKDMICVVEMPQDLEVIESTREYDGLYFVLHGHLDPLRDIGPNRLNLDKLENYVRDLGAQEVIIATEFSIEGDVTANYISGILKNLGINVTRIASGLPAGGSISNADKITTLRALRLRLKM; the protein is encoded by the coding sequence TTGATTATACAAGATTTAGTTGTTTTACTTTCTAAGTTACCAGGTATAGGTAGAAAGACAGCAGTACGAATGGTTTATGATATTTTGTACAATGGTGAGGAGTATTCAAGAGCTTTGGGACAAATTTTAATAAGGTTTCATTCTAGTATAAGAAAATGTAAAAATTGTTATAATTTTGCTGAGGGAGAATTTTGTAATATTTGTATGGATTTAAGTAGATGTAAAGATATGATTTGTGTTGTGGAGATGCCGCAAGACTTAGAGGTTATTGAGTCTACTAGAGAATATGATGGATTGTATTTTGTGCTTCATGGTCATCTTGATCCTTTAAGAGATATTGGTCCAAATAGGCTAAATCTTGATAAATTAGAAAATTATGTTAGGGACCTTGGGGCTCAGGAAGTGATTATTGCTACAGAATTCAGTATCGAAGGGGATGTAACGGCAAATTATATTAGTGGCATTTTAAAGAATTTAGGTATTAATGTTACAAGAATAGCATCTGGTCTTCCTGCTGGAGGTAGTATTAGTAATGCAGATAAAATTACTACTCTGAGGGCTTTGCGTTTAAGACTTAAGATGTAA